From the genome of Streptomyces sp. NBC_01116, one region includes:
- a CDS encoding IclR family transcriptional regulator, producing the protein MTAETSQTLDRGLRVLKLLADTDHGLTVTELSNKLGVNRTVVYRLLATLEQHALVRRDLGGRARVGLGVLRLGRQVHPLVREAALPALRSLAEDIGATAHLTLVDGSDALAVAVVEPTWTDYHVAYRAGFRHPLDRGAAGRAILSARQTTEAGHPGYTLTHGELEAGASGAAAPLVGVSGVEGSVGVVMLADAVPERVGPRVLDAAREVADALR; encoded by the coding sequence GTGACAGCGGAGACCTCCCAGACGCTCGACCGAGGACTGCGCGTCCTCAAACTGCTCGCCGACACCGATCACGGCCTGACCGTCACGGAGTTGTCCAACAAGCTCGGTGTCAACCGGACCGTCGTCTACCGATTGCTCGCCACCCTGGAGCAGCACGCCCTGGTCCGCCGTGACCTGGGCGGCCGCGCCCGGGTCGGCCTCGGTGTGCTGCGGCTCGGCCGACAGGTGCACCCGCTCGTCCGGGAAGCCGCGCTGCCCGCGCTGCGTTCCCTGGCCGAGGACATAGGGGCCACCGCCCATCTCACGCTCGTCGACGGCAGCGACGCCCTCGCGGTCGCCGTCGTCGAGCCCACCTGGACCGACTACCACGTGGCCTACCGGGCCGGCTTCCGGCATCCGCTGGACCGGGGCGCGGCGGGCCGGGCCATCCTGTCCGCCCGGCAGACCACGGAGGCCGGACACCCCGGTTACACCCTCACCCACGGCGAACTCGAAGCCGGGGCCAGTGGGGCGGCCGCGCCCCTGGTCGGGGTCTCGGGCGTGGAGGGCAGCGTCGGTGTCGTCATGCTCGCCGACGCCGTACCGGAGCGGGTCGGGCCCCGCGTGCTCGACGCCGCCCGGGAGGTGGCCGACGCGCTGCGGTAG
- a CDS encoding DEAD/DEAH box helicase, whose translation MTTTTASHHLSPAFPGRAPWGTAGKLRAWQQGAMERYIQEQPRDFLAVATPGAGKTTFALTLASWLLHHHVVQQITVVAPTEHLKKQWAEAAARIGIKLDPDYSAGPLSKEYHGVAVTYAGVGVRPMLHRNRCEQRKTLVILDEIHHAGDSKSWGEACQEAFDPATRRLALTGTPFRSDTNPIPFVAYEEGNDGIRRSSADYTYGYGNALADGVVRPVIFLSYSGNMRWRTKAGDEIAARLGEPMTKDAIGQAWRTALAPTGDWIPNVLSAADKRLTEVRKGIPDAGGLVIATDQESARAYAKILKKVTGETPTVVLSDEKAASKKIDQFSGDESRWMVAVRMVSEGVDVPRLAVGVYATTISTPLFFAQAVGRFVRSRRRGETASVFVPTIPMLLDFANEMEVERDHVLDKPKKGSDEENPFSEEDKLLADAERLEDEETEEQLPFEALESDAVFDRVLYDGAEFGMQAHPGSEEEQDYLGIPGLLEPDQVQLLLQKRQSRQIAHSRQKPAEDADLLEKPADARPVVTHKQLLSLRKQLNTMVSAYTHQSGKPHGVIHNELRRVCGGPPSAEATAHQIQTRIVKVQEWATRMT comes from the coding sequence GTGACTACTACCACCGCCTCCCACCACCTCTCACCCGCCTTTCCCGGCCGCGCCCCCTGGGGCACCGCCGGCAAGCTGCGAGCCTGGCAGCAGGGCGCCATGGAGAGGTACATCCAGGAGCAGCCGCGCGACTTCCTCGCCGTCGCGACGCCCGGCGCCGGCAAGACCACGTTCGCGCTGACCCTCGCGTCGTGGCTGCTGCACCACCATGTCGTGCAGCAGATCACCGTCGTCGCCCCGACCGAGCACCTCAAGAAGCAGTGGGCGGAGGCGGCCGCGCGGATAGGGATCAAGCTCGACCCCGACTACAGCGCGGGCCCGCTGAGCAAGGAGTACCACGGGGTCGCCGTGACGTACGCCGGTGTCGGCGTCCGCCCGATGCTGCACCGCAACCGCTGCGAGCAGCGCAAGACGCTCGTGATCCTCGACGAGATCCACCACGCCGGTGACTCGAAGTCCTGGGGCGAGGCCTGCCAGGAGGCGTTCGACCCGGCGACCCGACGGCTCGCGCTGACCGGCACGCCGTTCCGTTCGGACACCAACCCGATCCCGTTCGTCGCGTACGAGGAGGGCAACGACGGCATCCGCCGCTCCTCCGCCGACTACACCTACGGCTACGGCAACGCGCTCGCCGACGGCGTCGTCCGCCCGGTCATCTTCCTCAGCTACAGCGGCAACATGCGCTGGCGCACGAAGGCGGGCGACGAGATCGCCGCGCGGCTGGGCGAGCCGATGACCAAGGACGCCATCGGGCAGGCCTGGCGCACCGCGCTGGCCCCCACGGGCGACTGGATCCCCAACGTGCTCTCCGCCGCCGACAAGCGGCTCACCGAGGTCCGCAAGGGCATCCCCGACGCGGGCGGGCTCGTCATCGCGACGGACCAGGAGTCGGCGCGCGCGTACGCCAAGATCCTCAAGAAGGTCACCGGCGAGACGCCGACCGTGGTCCTCTCCGACGAGAAGGCCGCCTCCAAGAAGATCGACCAGTTCAGCGGGGACGAGTCGCGCTGGATGGTCGCGGTCCGCATGGTGTCCGAAGGCGTCGACGTGCCACGCCTCGCGGTCGGCGTGTACGCGACGACGATCTCCACGCCGCTCTTCTTCGCCCAGGCGGTGGGGCGCTTCGTGCGGTCCCGCCGGCGCGGCGAGACCGCGTCCGTCTTCGTGCCGACGATCCCGATGCTCCTCGACTTCGCCAACGAGATGGAGGTCGAGCGCGACCACGTGCTCGACAAGCCGAAGAAGGGCAGCGACGAGGAGAACCCGTTCTCCGAGGAGGACAAGCTCCTCGCCGACGCGGAGCGGCTGGAGGACGAGGAGACCGAGGAGCAACTGCCCTTCGAGGCGCTGGAGTCCGACGCGGTCTTCGACCGGGTGCTGTACGACGGCGCCGAGTTCGGCATGCAGGCCCACCCCGGCTCCGAGGAGGAACAGGACTACCTCGGCATCCCCGGGCTCCTCGAACCGGACCAGGTCCAGCTTCTCCTCCAGAAGCGGCAGAGCCGGCAGATCGCGCACAGCCGCCAGAAGCCGGCCGAGGACGCCGACCTCCTGGAGAAGCCCGCCGACGCCCGGCCCGTGGTCACCCACAAGCAGCTGCTGAGCCTGCGCAAGCAGCTCAACACGATGGTCTCCGCCTACACCCACCAGAGCGGCAAGCCGCACGGCGTGATCCACAACGAACTGCGCCGGGTCTGCGGCGGCCCGCCGAGCGCGGAGGCCACGGCGCACCAGATCCAGACGCGCATCGTGAAGGTCCAGGAGTGGGCGACGCGCATGACGTGA
- a CDS encoding S16 family serine protease: MLTRLTRPRVLALCALPVLALFGTAAFAPLPFTLARPGLTADVLGEDDGRPVITITGAETRPTDGQLRMTTILATGPKADVRIGEVVDGWFRTDRAVMPRDSVYPTGGSEKEIEKHNLDDMRQSQNVAVDAALDYLDREPGSMRVEVDLGDVGGPSAGLFLSLGIIDKLDGDGSGGDLTGGRTIAGTGTIDAAGKVGAVGGVSMKAQGAHRDGASVFLVPKAECAQAEAEAPDGLRIVPVSTLKDAVASLRALESGGKVPGC; this comes from the coding sequence GTGCTCACTCGTCTCACGCGCCCCCGCGTCCTCGCCCTCTGCGCGCTGCCCGTCCTCGCCCTCTTCGGTACGGCGGCCTTCGCACCGCTGCCGTTCACCCTGGCCCGGCCCGGGCTGACCGCGGACGTGCTCGGCGAGGACGACGGGCGGCCGGTGATCACCATCACCGGCGCCGAGACCCGGCCCACCGACGGGCAGCTGAGGATGACGACGATCCTCGCCACCGGGCCGAAGGCGGACGTCCGCATCGGCGAGGTGGTCGACGGCTGGTTCCGGACCGACCGGGCGGTCATGCCGCGCGACTCCGTCTACCCCACCGGCGGCTCCGAGAAGGAGATCGAGAAGCACAACCTCGACGACATGAGGCAGTCGCAGAACGTCGCCGTCGACGCGGCCCTCGACTACCTGGACCGCGAGCCCGGTTCGATGCGCGTCGAGGTGGACCTCGGCGACGTCGGCGGACCGAGCGCCGGCCTCTTCCTCTCCCTCGGCATCATCGACAAGCTCGACGGCGACGGCTCCGGCGGCGACCTCACCGGCGGCCGCACCATCGCCGGTACGGGGACGATCGACGCGGCCGGCAAGGTCGGCGCGGTCGGCGGTGTGTCGATGAAGGCCCAGGGCGCCCACCGCGACGGGGCGAGCGTCTTCCTCGTGCCGAAGGCCGAGTGCGCACAGGCGGAGGCCGAGGCGCCCGACGGGCTGCGGATCGTGCCCGTCTCCACGCTGAAGGACGCGGTCGCCTCGCTCAGGGCCCTGGAGTCGGGCGGGAAGGTGCCGGGCTGCTGA
- a CDS encoding MFS transporter, with protein MTALEPRDGADAAHLAPPATDDRSPDPLSDIPLAAVEGVLGRTYRALSIGIVSVVFLIAFEATAVGTAMPVAARELNGIPLYAFAFSAYFTTSLFAMVLSGQWADRRGPLQPLATGITAFGVGLLLSGAATSMWVFIAGRAVQGLGGGLVIVALYVVIGRAYPERIRPAILAAFAASWVIPSVVGPLASGTVTEHLGWRWVFVGIPALIVIPLVLALPAIRRTASGPADPAAATEPYDRRRIRLALGISAGAGLLQYAGQELNWLALLPAALGVALLVPAVRGLLPAGTVRAGRGLPSVVLLRGVAAGSFIAAESFVPLMLVTQRGLSPTMAGLSLAVGGATWALGSFVQSRPRMEPHRERLMVSGMVLVAASIAVAPSVLIEGVPVWTVAVAWAFGCFGMGMVIASTSVLLLKLSAPEEAGSNSAALQISDGLSNVLLLAGGGAAFAALGGGAVGAAGHGAVEAGAAGSHPGAFAAVFLPMAGVALVGAWVATRVVVREKPAR; from the coding sequence ATGACCGCCCTCGAACCGCGTGACGGCGCCGATGCCGCACACCTCGCGCCGCCCGCGACCGACGACCGCTCCCCGGACCCGCTGTCCGACATCCCCCTCGCAGCCGTCGAAGGGGTCCTCGGGCGCACCTACCGGGCGCTCAGCATCGGCATCGTCTCCGTGGTGTTCCTCATCGCGTTCGAGGCCACGGCGGTCGGCACGGCCATGCCGGTCGCCGCGCGCGAGCTGAACGGGATCCCTCTCTACGCCTTCGCCTTCTCCGCGTACTTCACCACCAGCCTGTTCGCCATGGTCCTCTCCGGGCAGTGGGCCGACCGGCGCGGGCCGCTCCAGCCGCTCGCCACCGGGATCACCGCGTTCGGCGTCGGTCTGCTGCTCTCCGGGGCGGCCACCAGCATGTGGGTCTTCATCGCGGGCCGGGCGGTCCAGGGACTCGGCGGCGGGCTGGTCATCGTCGCCCTGTACGTGGTCATCGGGCGGGCCTACCCCGAGCGCATCCGGCCCGCGATCCTGGCGGCCTTCGCCGCGAGCTGGGTGATCCCCTCCGTCGTCGGGCCGCTCGCCTCCGGGACGGTGACCGAGCACCTCGGCTGGCGCTGGGTCTTCGTCGGCATCCCGGCCCTCATCGTGATCCCGCTCGTCCTGGCCCTCCCGGCGATCCGGCGGACGGCCTCCGGGCCCGCCGACCCGGCCGCCGCCACCGAGCCGTACGACCGCCGCCGCATCCGGCTCGCGCTGGGGATCTCCGCCGGGGCGGGGCTGCTCCAGTACGCGGGGCAGGAGCTGAACTGGCTCGCCCTCCTGCCGGCCGCCCTCGGCGTCGCCCTGCTGGTGCCCGCCGTCCGCGGCCTGCTGCCCGCCGGGACCGTACGGGCGGGGCGCGGGCTGCCCTCGGTGGTCCTGCTGCGCGGGGTCGCCGCCGGGTCGTTCATCGCCGCCGAGTCCTTCGTACCGCTGATGCTGGTCACCCAGCGCGGGCTGTCCCCGACGATGGCCGGGCTCTCGCTGGCCGTGGGCGGGGCGACCTGGGCGCTCGGTTCGTTCGTCCAGTCCCGGCCGCGCATGGAGCCCCACCGGGAGCGGCTGATGGTCAGCGGCATGGTGCTGGTCGCCGCCTCGATCGCCGTCGCGCCCTCGGTGCTGATCGAGGGGGTCCCGGTCTGGACCGTCGCCGTCGCCTGGGCCTTCGGCTGCTTCGGGATGGGCATGGTGATCGCCTCCACCAGCGTGCTGCTGCTGAAGCTGTCGGCCCCGGAGGAGGCGGGCTCCAACTCCGCCGCCCTCCAGATCTCCGACGGGCTCTCCAACGTGCTGCTCCTGGCCGGCGGCGGCGCGGCCTTCGCCGCGCTCGGCGGCGGGGCGGTGGGCGCGGCCGGGCACGGGGCGGTGGAGGCCGGAGCCGCCGGCTCGCACCCGGGCGCGTTCGCCGCCGTGTTCCTGCCGATGGCGGGGGTGGCGCTGGTGGGGGCCTGGGTGGCGACCCGGGTCGTCGTGCGGGAGAAGCCCGCCCGGTGA